The following proteins are co-located in the Solanum pennellii chromosome 8, SPENNV200 genome:
- the LOC107027314 gene encoding 9-cis-epoxycarotenoid dioxygenase NCED2, chloroplastic codes for MTSTIANYGVSHSFSPSTSYSLDFTLPSKSISMKNHTTTKTKIHSALLTLPKQNNTPKNQPQFQTSHWNFFQKAAAKALDIVESALVSRELQNPLPKTADPRVQIAGNFAPVPEQSARHNLPVTGTIPDCINGVYVRNGANPLFEPVAGHHLFDGDGMVHAVTVENGSVSYSCRFTETERLVQERELGRPVFPKAIGELHGHSGIARLLLFYARGVFGLVDHSHGTGVANAGLVYFNNRLLAMSEDDVPYHVQVLPSGDLQTVGRYNFDDQLKSTMIAHPKIDPVSGELFALSYDVVQKPYLKSFKFSPDGEKSPDVEIPLDVPTMMHDFAITENYVVIPDQQVVFKLQEMIKGGSPVIYDKNKKSRFGILPKNAKNSENIIWVESAETFCFHLWNAWEEPETDEVVVIGSCMTPPDSIFNECNENLKSVLSEIRLNLKTGESTRRQLLSPSDQVNLEAGMVNRNKLGRKTQFAYLAIAEPWPKVSGFAKVDLSTGEIKKHIYGDKRYGGEPLFLPRNVNSEKEDDGYILAFCHDEKTWKSELQIVNAMTLELEATVKLPSRVPYGFHGTFISSKDLQNQV; via the coding sequence atgacttCTACAATTGCAAATTATGGAGTTTCTCACTCTTTTTCACCATCTACTTCCTATTCACTTGATTTCACCCTTCCTTCAAAATCAATCTCCATGAAAAAtcacactacaacaaaaactaaaatccATTCTGCTTTACTCACTTTACCGAAACAAAACAATACCCCCAAAAATCAACCACAATTTCAAACATCTCATTGGAATTTTTTCCAAAAAGCAGCAGCAAAAGCTTTAGATATAGTAGAAAGCGCGTTAGTCTCACGCGAACTACAAAACCCACTTCCCAAAACAGCTGACCCACGTGTACAAATCGCCGGAAACTTTGCTCCGGTACCGGAGCAATCAGCCCGGCATAACCTTCCCGTTACAGGGACGATCCCTGATTGCATTAATGGGGTTTATGTCAGGAATGGAGCGAACCCGCTTTTCGAACCGGTTGCCGGTCATCATCTTTTTGACGGTGACGGCATGGTTCATGCCGTCACTGTCGAAAATGGTTCAGTGAGCTATTCTTGCCGTTTTACTGAAACGGAAAGATTAGTTCAAGAGCGTGAATTGGGTCGCCCTGTTTTTCCGAAAGCTATTGGTGAACTCCATGGTCATTCTGGAATTGCGAGGCTATTGTTGTTCTATGCCCGTGGAGTTTTCGGGCTTGTAGATCATAGCCATGGGACTGGAGTTGCTAATGCTGGATTGGTTTACTTTAATAACAGGCTTTTAGCAATGTCTGAAGATGATGTACCTTATCATGTTCAAGTATTGCCTTCTGGCGATCTTCAAACAGTTGGTAGGTACAATTTTGATGATCAATTGAAAAGCACAATGATAGCTCACCCGAAAATTGATCCAGTTTCGGGTGAGCTTTTTGCTTTGAGCTACGATGTAGTTCAAAAGCCTTACTTGAAATCCTTCAAGTTTTCTCCAGACGGGGAAAAATCTCCCGATGTTGAAATCCCACTGGATGTTCCAACGATGATGCATGATTTTGCGATTACCGAGAATTACGTTGTAATTCCTGATCAGCAAGTTGTGTTTAAGCTTCAGGAAATGATCAAAGGAGGCTCCCCTGTGATTTatgacaaaaataagaaatcaagGTTCGGAATTCTACCCAAAAATGCTAAAAACTCTGAGAATATTATTTGGGTTGAATCAGCCGAAACGTTCTGTTTTCATCTATGGAATGCTTGGGAAGAACCAGAAACAGATGAAGTCGTTGTTATTGGTTCATGCATGACACCACCAGACTCAATTTTCAATGAATGTAATGAGAATTTAAAGAGTGTTTTATCTGAAATAAGGCTCAATTTGAAGACAGGAGAGTCTACAAGACGACAACTACTTTCACCCTCAGATCAGGTAAATTTAGAAGCTGGAATGGTGAACAGAAACAAACTCGGTAGAAAAACACAATTCGCTTATCTTGCAATTGCAGAGCCATGGCCAAAAGTATCTGGATTCGCAAAAGTCGATTTATCGACAGGGgaaattaaaaaacatatatatggaGATAAACGATATGGAGGTGAACCATTATTTTTACCAAGAAATGTGAACTCAGAAAAAGAGGATGATGGATATATTCTTGCATTTTGCCACGATGAGAAGACATGGAAATCAGAACTACAAATTGTAAATGCCATGACTCTAGAATTAGAAGCTACTGTCAAGCTACCTTCAAGAGTTCCATATGGTTTTCATGGGACATTCATTAGCTCAAAGGACTTGCAAAATCAAGTATAA